The nucleotide sequence CAATAAATTAAGGTTTTGATGAAAAGAGTTTTTTAAATGTTAAGGTAATAGGACTATGGCAAACCATGGTTCTTTTTTTATATTAAAATTGGAGGAGATAGAGATGGATATAAGTGTAAATGAAATTATTGCGTATATTTTTTATATTGTTATTATTAGTATTGGTGGATATATAGCTAAACAATATAAAGCACATAGTAAACAGCTTATAGAGCTTAAGGAAATAGAAGAAAAAAAAGCACAGAAGCTTTTGGGAGAACAAAATTATGAAAAGGCAAGACAAATTGTAGTGGATGGTGTTTATAGGACAGAGCAGTTAGCCAAAGAAATGGTGGAAGAAAAGTGGAATTCTTTAGATAAGCAGAATAAAACTCTTCAGTATGTGAGTGAACAGTTACAGAAGGTAGGTATTCAAATTTCACAGGAGGATATTTGCAATATAATAAAAGCTACGGTAGGACATATGAACATTAATAATCACTAAAAATAGCAGGATGAATATTTTTCATTCTGCTATTTTGTATTAAGGTAACAGAATTAATTAAGGCACAAGGAAATGTTATAATAGGTATTGAAATATTTATAAGATTAAAGAGGATTTAGGATATGAATGTATTAGAAATAAAAAATGTATATAAGAAATATGCTTCAAACAAAAAAATCAATACTATGGTGTTAAAAAATATAAACTTAAGTATAAAAGACAATGAGTTTGTAGGAATTATGGGAAGCTCAGGAAGTGGCAAAACCACCTTATTGAATGTAGCATCAGGAATAGATAAATGCGATGAAGGAGAAATAAGTATTTGGAATAATAATATATGTAAAATGAAGAAGAACGAATTGTCCTTGTTCAGAAGAAATAATATCGGTATGGTGTTTCAAGATTTCAATCTCCTAAACAGCTTAACTGTAAAAGAAAATATTATGGTTCCCTTAATTTTAGATAAGAAATATGAAATTATGGATGGAAATACGGTGATGGAGCTTGCAAAAAGGTTTGATATGGGAGAGATAATGGACAAATATCCTTATGAAATATCAGGTGGACAAAAGCAAAGAGCA is from Clostridium acetobutylicum ATCC 824 and encodes:
- a CDS encoding phage holin, LLH family, which codes for MDISVNEIIAYIFYIVIISIGGYIAKQYKAHSKQLIELKEIEEKKAQKLLGEQNYEKARQIVVDGVYRTEQLAKEMVEEKWNSLDKQNKTLQYVSEQLQKVGIQISQEDICNIIKATVGHMNINNH
- a CDS encoding ABC transporter ATP-binding protein, producing MNVLEIKNVYKKYASNKKINTMVLKNINLSIKDNEFVGIMGSSGSGKTTLLNVASGIDKCDEGEISIWNNNICKMKKNELSLFRRNNIGMVFQDFNLLNSLTVKENIMVPLILDKKYEIMDGNTVMELAKRFDMGEIMDKYPYEISGGQKQRAAICRAIVNNPKIIFADEPTGNLDSRSSKKVLSYFEVMNSEYNASILMVTHDAYSASYCDRVVFLKDGSIIKEIRKQGDKTKFFSCIMKTLEDLNTVKESLREEK